The region CTTCCCCAGACCTACCAGCCGTCGGTCCCTCATCCATTCCTATGGAAGGAGACACTCTCCACTCACGTTCTCCCTACAAACACGCCGTCCTCCTCGCGTTGCAGAGCCGAGCAGCAACCGAAGCCTTGCTGAGCGCTTCGGAAAGGAGAATCGCGGCCCTCCCCCCACCTGTCACGCTCATTGCAACGTGCCCGGGAATAACGCCGACCTCCTCGGCTGCGGGGGTGAACGGCCGGCTGCAGCACCCACCGCCTGCGGGACGGCCGAGCCCCTCTCAAGTACCGCTCCTCAGCCTGCACTGCCTCGTACAGCTCTTCCCCCGAGCTTTATCTGAGAGCTGATGGCCGCAGCGGTGCGGCTCATTCCAGCTGCCCGAAACAGGTCTTACCGTCTTCCTCGCCCCGCTCCATAACGGACGGCCCGCTGACACTACCCACGTCTCCCCGCTGCCGAGCTCTCCGCTTCTCCTCCTCGGTCTGTTCGGCTTCATCACACGAACCCCGCCGCCGCAGCGCCGGGCTGTGCTACCAAGAATAGCGGCGTCCACAAGAGCATCCCAGTCACACAGGTCGTCCCGCGGCGGCTCCGCGATAGCAACGGGATAGTGCTGCCGAATTACACATAACTGCGGGACGGGAAGGAACAAAGTGCACGGTCCGGCCCGCCCGCTGCCATCGCTAGACGCAGGAGGGGCTGTAAGGccagcacagcgctgtgctAACCTCACCAAAATGAGTGAGGGAGTCTGGTGCGAGAGCCCGGCAACGACACCGTTCCGGCCCGACGGGAACGGGCGGAGCCGAGCGGCGGCGCTAAGCGAACCCTAAGAAGAGAGCGCTTACCTGGGGACTGCAAACGCCCTCCGGTTTGGGCCGACGAGAGGCTCCGGCACGGCCCTTGCTCCACCTGCAGAAACACAGTGAAGTTCGAGCAGCCTTCGGCAGCGCTTCTTATCCCAGCAGCACATGGGCTGAAGGAATACGGCCCCAGCCCTCTCACTCCTACTGATGAAGGCGGGAGGAACCGAAGCGCCCGCCGAAAAAGCCTGGGGGGGTGCGAGCGCCGCAGGGCCGCGTCGGGACTCGGGGAGCGGAGCGGTGGCCCTTTCCGAAGATGCTTTGGAAACCGGGCAGCGACGGCGCTCCGCCTCAGAGAAACTGGAAGAGCCCAGCGGTAGTCCTACGACGGCAGCCCTGCGCCGGCCTCGACACACAGGAGGAAAGGGGGGGACGGGGGGTGAAACCCAGCGGCCTCACGCCGCAAGCGGCCAGACCTCAACGTCTCCGTGCCGAGCGCTCAACACGGCCGGCACCGCTTACTGGGCCGGGATGATCCGCTCTGCGTGCACCGTCGCTGCTAcctgaaaaaacacaaaagacgTTCAACAGAACCCCGAGGTTTCTTTGCAAACGCAGCCCCTCGCGCAGATCTCCGACCACAGCAGCACTACGGCCGGAAAACGAAACACAATCCGCCCCGCACTGTAGCTGAGGAATCCCCAAAACAGCCTCAAAGCGGTTGGAGGTGCTTAAGAGGCTTTGCGGCGAgccctgccccgccccgccccgccccgccccgccccgagCTCCCGATCAGGCGCGGCTGTGCGCGGCCCAGCGGCACCTGGGACTCGTTAGCGCCGGCCCGGGGCTGTGACAGCTCCACACGTGGGCTCCAGATCTGAATGACGGGCTTAAACTACACTTCAAATCACAGTTTGTTACACGCTTCTCCTTCTCGTCTCATTGATGTATTCATTAGCAAGCTAAATAATTGTACCGAATTCAAACGGATTGCTTTAGATTGGACACGAATGGAAGAACGGAGATTCACGGTTCCAGAGAACGTCCCGGCACGGAAACACCACGCTGCAAAGTGCCAGCGTGACCAGAGGCAAAGGAGAGGCATTTTAAACATGTAGTCACCCCTAAGGAGATAACAAGAGCTGAGCGTCACCTACAtgtcacacatttaatgccgTCCACAAGCAGTCCTTGTCTtgaagagaaaggcagcagtgccTCGGTGGCAGCGTGGCTCACCACGTCTGGTCTGGGCATGCACAGCCAGAGCCGGAGCGTGATGGTGCCCAGCACCGCACTGCCACAATGCAGAGCAGCTTCGGGTTCGTGCATTGCTCTGCATTGTTCACAAATGTCACCAGGCAGCCGAGAGCTTTCGCCGTTGTTTGCCGTGCTGCCGACATTCCCTGCACTCACCCGGCTGCCACAGCTGCCATCCCATCGGGCTCGTTGAAGGGGGAGATTTGGGACAGCTGCTCAGACACAGCAAGTGTCATCAAGGCAGCGCTGTCACAGTACTTCATCTTGTACGTGAACAGCACTGTGCCTTTCATGTTTCTGACCTCCTAAAAGTGCAAACAGACACAAATGTGAGATGGAAATTGTTAGCTGATCACAGACAAGCCAAACTCCCTTCTGGCACCAGCAGGGAGCGGGGCCAGGCATGCAGCGTAGCATGGGGCAGTGGGACAGCGCCAGACGTGGGCCATGCCTGTGTGGTGCACTACACTGTCCTGCCATGTCCTGCTATTGATACAGCAGACACTACAGAACGATGGAGCCTTAAGCAGCATGGAGGCATGTCTATGCTTCAAGGGAACACGAACAGCCTATGCTCTAGCCACTATCATGAGGTCCATTGCAAACTTGTCTTTTGCCCTCGGGGTCAGGTCATGGAGCACTCCTGCCCCTTTGAAAGAGACTAGCTCAACCATTCCAGGCGCTGCTGGACTGCCGGGATTGTGCTGGTTACTGCAGGGgataaaaaaggcaaaagagaaggctgtgaaagATTTTGACTAAGCCACTTCTGCACAGACAGCAAACGACTCAGCGGTACGTGcttggaagaaaacagctgtCCTGCTCAGGAGGTGTGTGGCTGAACAAAGAACTGATGGTCACTGTTTCCAACACACACTTCCCAGAAGATGACTAAGCTTTAACAAATTGTGCTGCAGGATTCAGACTTTGCAACACCAATTTTGATAATGGTAGCTTTGGAACATTGTGCAGTTTCAGCAGGttggttatttttgttgtttcttattGATTTATTGTTTTGCAGATCAGCTCCAGTGCTGTGAAGGTTATGGACTCATTTTAAAGTGCACTTTGTGCACTTCGCTAATAATCTCTAAACATTGCGCCATTAAAGAGAGATCAGTTGCCCACAAAAATGAAAGATGGCAGaagacctcttttttttttcttttttaaaatgttcttttcaaagagcaaatgGCACCAATTTGTCCTTATACACCAAGCCACTGCACCACCGTGTCATGAAAAGGAAGAGCTCTCCGTGCAAGGTCATCCAAGATGGAGCAGAGCAAATGCAGCACACGGACAAGAATGTGCTACACCTTAGTCAATATCACGAGGAGTAATCAGTTCTTATGTATGCTGCTCACTTCACATACAAATTTGGAAGTGTTAAAATGAGCGATagtttgcagaaagcaatggtGTTAACAGTGGGCATACACTGAGTGTGAAGCAAGTCACCCACTTGCATGACAGATTGCCCAGATTCAACTGCTGAGCAGGGATATATGTTTGCTTTGTCCAAAAGAAAGGACAAACCGTAAGCACAGGAAATGTTGCAGCAGAATGCTCACAGTGTGACTCCACTAGGGTGCCCGTAGCCTTGAATGTATCAGCCTAACAATTATGACATGATAATGCTGCAGTGTAAtctctttgcagaaaaaaccattacatttcagtttgatAGCAGTTTATTATTAGCTGGATACAGAGAATCATTCATTCTTGAAAATCAGGGAATTAAAACTGGCACAATCAGTATACATAATAgcaacagcagaggaaaatattCCAAAAGAAGTTATAACTTGGCATCAACGTGAATTGCAACAAATGGATCTTCATCGCTGTTACTAATCTGGAAATTGGCCTTTCCATCCGAGGAAACGTACACCTGCTTTCCAGTACACGCACTGCCTTCCTTTTGTCCAGAAATAACATCGCAGTAGGTTCCAGCAGGCAGACCAGTTTGCAAATCGACATTCATATACCTACatgaaaaatgtgttgtttAAGCATGGCTTTCAAAAGAGGCATTTCAAAGTAGGTAAAGGACCTCTGAGCCCAATGCTATTTCGCTGCTTGCAAGGGTGACGCAGTGCAAGTGATTTCTCAGTCTCAGGGCCCTGTTTCTCTGAGCTCCCTTTTTGGCCCCACACAGATGGAACGCAACCGCAGGAATCTAGCTCAGGCTGCAGCGGTTGGTCTCGCTGGTGGGAAAGGGCAGGAGAAAATCAAAGCATACGGACAGCTCCTACAACAGGACGCGTGCTGTTAGACAGGAGTAACCGCCTAACTGGGATCATTTAATCCATTACGGTTGCGTTGGCATGGACTGGATTGGCCAGGGACAGATGAGGGAAGTGAGAAACTATCCTCTCCGCCCACAACCACCACACCTTAAGCTGCTAATGCTTGGATCCCTGGGCGTTACCCTGCCCATAGCCTCCGTTTCCCCACTGTGAACTCACACGTAGGTGTCCCAAAAACCACTCACCAGTCATCATTATTAAAGACAATGAAGCCTCTGTCGCCGCGACCGAAAGCTACTTGATTGCTCCCGTTGTCCCACCAGTTTGAGAAAGGCTGACCGTCTACCACATTACGGAAGATAACCATGTTCCTGGAAACGTAAGGCAGGGCTGTCATCATAGCTCTACAGCCACGAGGCACGTGACGCAAGACTCGCTGCTTTCACTGCCTTTTTCTCCCACCTTATTTGTCGCCAGCGATGTTCGCAGACCCAGTCATTGCCACAGGTAGTGTCTGCGTTGATTGTAACGGACTTCGTCGATCCGTCCGAGTTACTTGGTGGTCCCACCCAGTCGTTAACATCCTTTCAGtgaaaaaagactttttaaacTTCTTACCGGAAAATGCACGGAGAGTGCCCAAGTTACGTGCGGCTCCCAGTGCCCATCTGGGAGCACTCTGCCCGGAAGATCCGGCACAGGACAGGGAAATAATTTACATCTGACACACCAAAATCTGCGACACACTCACCACTCCGTTTTCGAAATATCTTGGCCAACGATAACTTGACATCACCCGTGTGAACCCGTACGGATGAGCGAGCATGAAACCAACCGCCATTTTATAAAGCCTGTTGGGCAGAAAGCGTAATAGAACATGGACAGAGAAATGACGCCAAAGAACTAATGGACCGAGAAGCAGGATTGCAAGCGTCATCATCCAGACACCGGTATTCCTCACCTGGCATCCCAGAAAGTAAGAATGGAAGCTCCGCCTGCCCCGTGCCCCCGCTGGTTGTCGTGGTTATCCACAAACACCAGGGCTCTGTCAGAAGGCACAAAGCCCCAGCCTTCTCCCCAGttcctggaaaaaaacacaaggacTAGATTCTGCCCCCTCGTGCTATGCATCCAGCTTATCTCACTTCAGTTGCAGGACGTTCACCCTTACTTTAAGTAGGCCATCTTCTCTCCATTCCACTTCCGGATCACCGTCCCCAGTTTGGCACCATACTTGAATTCTGTCACGCGGCCATTCCCAAAGTACTGACTGCCTGTGATTGGCTCTCCTCCCAAGTCAATTACCTGGCATGGGAAAAAACATCACTTGTGTTTTAATAGAGTCGACAAGTAATGCAGCGCGGAGCCCTCAGCATTATCTGTGGCATCACATCAAGAGAAATGTACATACAAGCACATTCATTTCTGCCAGGCATATCAAACAAATTTGGAATAATAATATGTGATGTAACCACGTGGAAACGTGGGGCTTCGCTGCGGTCCTAACTTGCAGCATACCTCCTCCTAGTTAGACTAATCCTCATGAAGATTTCAAGATGCCTTGCAATGCTGAAGGGCAGTTATCGCTGGCCCACTGGACTGACAAGCTCAGTCTTTCCCGATGTGTAAGAACAAGCGCACGTCATTACTTCCATTCCTCAGGTGTACGgtaaaaggaaaagtaaacacaaaacacagcagacagacaggcagaaagaaaaaaacatggaaaataccTCTTGGTAAATAAAGGGTTTCGTTCCTGCTGAAAACCACTGAGTATTTAGATCGTGCAGTTTGTCCAGAAACGCTCTTATGTCCCCTGGCCACATATGCTTGGCAGCATCGATCCGGAACCCTGCTACACCCATATCAATGAGGTGATTCATGTACGCTGCAATTGTTGAGCGTACATAGTCCTTCTCCAGAGCCAGATCAAGAAGGCTGGACAACTTGCAATCCCGGACCtgtgtaattaaaaatgaagaaggaagaaagacaaaaaagattaaatggagaaaaaggatAGAAAATCAAGAAGAGTaataaggaagagaaaggaaatgtaaaagaaggaaaaagtccAAACAGTTTTCAAATTTCACTCTGTCTGCTTGTAAAACAACTGTCGCTCCGTGGATATCCCCTCCTCGTATCGTTGGCATGAAGGCTGAAATGGAACCAGGATGGTGTATCACAGCGAAGTGGATGAATGCTGAGATGTAACCTTGATAAAGAACCGTGACCCGTGCCACGTCCAAACGGACCAACCGACAGAACCAGGGTAGCATCCTGCACAGGCTTCAATTTTCCTGGGCTCCCTAAACAAGAGCAGCAGGTTTTACAAGCTGCAAGAAAGAGCTCACTGCTGGAACCGAGAAGCTTGGGCTCAGTCGGTTCAGACGCACCCTCCTTCATGTGCCCACAAGAAGCATGGGGAGGGTCCAAGATTTCTCAATGCCTACGATACTCTGCAGCACAGGTGCATTTACGGGAGAGAAGCCTATGATGTCCACCACTGTACTCACCAGTAAAGTGACTAAGCGTTCAACCCGAGATAAACTACTCCCTTTCTTTGGCTTATTCTAATCTTTACACAACGTCTTTAAACGGAAAAAGTAACAAAATGCTGCCGCATAAAGTTACCTGATACATGTCCCCATAATTTTCGATGTCTCCACTTGCAGTGTGACATTTGCCGTCATTGAAATCCCAGGCAGAGTACGGCACAGCGGGAAAATCTCTAGTCCCGGTGTTGAAATAGCTCCCACATGTTGAGTGGGTGCCCGTGCCACCCATAGATCCACACATGTGATTGACAACAGCATCCACATAAATACGAACCTGGAAAAGTAGTGATTGCAATTTAGTATGTGTTGTGATGCTGCTGAAGCAATAGCCAGAGCTTTACCTCATCACTGTTCATTTGACCTCTTATCCGCCtccctttattttccatttagcCCTCCTTCGAGAATAGGAGCAGTAACTTTGCTTCGCGGAAACCGCCCTTCTCAGTCTATTGGTTACACATTTTCGAGACACTTACTCCAACATTGTTGCATCTGGTCACCATGTCtctgaattcattttcattgcCCGATCGACTGCAGATCTTGTAGCTGATGGGCTGGTATCTTTCCCACCAGGGCCTGTTCGGATTAGTAATGACAATGTTTTCATTTGGAGGAGAAACCTGCAGGTGAAATGATGTACCTCGGTCAGAAATCTGTAGTTCTCATTTCGCGTTTTAATTGCAAAAggtgtgctcagtgctgagATTAGTCTGCACTTTCCATGGAACGGCTCAGGTCTGCGAGATGTCAGCCTTGTAGACTGGCATCAAGGAAATTCTCTTTTGCTGTCATGGACTGCCTGGATTTGCGACATCCTTTGGACTGCCAAAACTCTATGTATGTCTGTGCACTTGACTCAGTAGAAGAGAAAAACTTAACTTTGTAAGTGAAGCGTGTCAGAGAAAAGTAAGCCCCCTTGCAGCTGATCTGCAGCTAAACATACACTGTACCAGGCTGGCAGAATCTCCATCCCTGCTTTGAACAAGAAGGTTACTCAGAGCTCGTTGCCTGCAATTCCAGCTATTTGGATTGTTAAGCAAATGCTGTGAAGCAATTTTACTGCCTGTGGGCAGGAAACTACATACCTGAACTCCTCCAAACCCATTAGGAGCTAAATAGTGTTCGCACTCCAGTGCAATGTCGGCCCAGCGCCATTCAAAGAGATGCACGATAGATGTCCTCCCAGCCTGAGTGTTGGGATTGTACTGTGCCCAGCAAAGCCCGACAGCTGCgaggaggagaaggacttgCATGGTGCCTTCTGCATAAGGCTACGGTCCTTCTGCTGGCCATTTATACTCCTGCAAGATGACAAAGTTCCTACTGCAGCTGACAAATTTCACAGAGATGAAAGCTATCAGTTACTGTTTGTCTAGTTAGTTGGGTATCCGTATTCCCATATGTTTTATCTTGAATTGCCCCACAGCTGAAGATAACGTACCTTCTCCCACTGTTTATACCTTATCATACACCAAGCGGTCTCTGAACAATGCACCCAAATTTGGGATTGTATTATTTCCAATAATATAAACTAAGATAGTTCTACATTATACAAACTGTGGTGCTTGGATCTTGAAGGAGGGACTCCAGAAgatggaaagggaagggaaggggaagggaagagaaaaggaaaagaggaaggcAAAGGTGAAGAAAAGGCAAAGGGATCgtgaaagggaaggaagaggggaaggaaaagggataGGGAAGGGCCAAgtgaaagggaaaggggaggaaagagaagggaaaaaaagacagaagaaagggaagagggtGGGGAATAGGAAGAGAGAAGACTAGCGGAAGTCTTATAGTTCTAAGAGAGGGAAGGAATTCACCAGCAGTCAGAGGCATCTGACTCTCAAGATTAATCTGAGCTCAAACTTGTGCACCGAATCAGCCGCTATCAGTCAACAGCAGATGTATCACACATCGCTCTGTGAGACTGAGATCTGAATCTCACTGTTAGGTAGAAACTGGGCTTTTGTTCTTTTACTGTTATTGTCCCATGCGTGCTATGAACTCTTTATCAGTTTTTCATCACACAAGCACGCATGCTAAATGTTTCTCTACCTTTAAGTGATCAGTGTCAAGTATTTCCAGTAGAGAATCAGCTTAAGGtttcatgttattttaaatCACCAATGATTTGTTTGAGTCAAGTAAGGAAACCCAGTGTTCTGCGTAAAGAGGTACTGCAGATGAGTTTTTGatgtctgaaataaaacagaactgaaatgctGAATGGGTCTGTTCCCCCTTTTGGCTTTTACCAAAATTTCCTGCTTCAGAAACCTTGCACATTTTGCTTGTGACACGGTATCAGTTAATCTTTGAGAACTGATGTTTAACCTAAAGGCCTCCGTACAATGTGCCAGGAATAGACTAGAGTCAGGCCACTGATAAAACAACACTCCGAAAGAATTCTAAGACCAGAAGTTTGGTGAATAACtgtgagaaaaataagaagtccGCAACCAGGCGCACTCACTCCGGGAGAAAAGTAATCTAACTTCAACTAGTTCCTCAACTGCCTTGcgtatgtttttctttgaaacaagCTGTGTTATTGGATATCTTTTAGATACATCCCTCTCTTTCCCAGACTTCATACTTAAGGATGAAATATAGAAGTGAGGCTCATTTGGCCACCTGTTCATTTTTGTATCATAGACCTTATCAAAGGtctctttttccattaaaaacaaacaaacaaacaacaacaaaacaaaaacaacaacaacaaaacaccaccaccttTGTTCTGACTAACAGCAGTGATGCATTTGACACTTGCTGTTTGGGGGAGGATGGTTCATTGGCATCTTCTGTAAGAACTGGCACAGTTTTAAATGGGAGTAATAAGAGGAAGGAAGGGTTTCAATATCGCAGGTAAGACAACGCTCAGTTGCTTTTTCCAAAACTATAGACTGGCTCCACATATGACCTTGTCCACTTTCCAACAGCAAGGAAATGCAGCTGATTACACTTTCTGATTGTCGATTTAGAACAAACCCATCGTGACTAAACATTACCAAGACTGACTAAATGTCTGAGGTCAATTTTTACAGCACCATTCCCTGTTGAGTTGTATTGAGTTTCAAACTCTGATGAATCCTGAGAGCTGGCTGTCTCTGAACGCTGGTGAATTCATTCCCCCCCTGACAGTTATGAGACTTCCAATTACATTCTAATTCCTTTCTATTCCTTTTCCAGAGTCCCCTCATCAAGGTCCATGTGTCACATTTTGGATATCTTTTGATAACTTATCTTTATTTATATGACTGGAAAGAATATAAATCCAAATTTGAGTGTACTGCTCACTAGCACGTGGTTTATGATAAGATACGAACATTGTTAGAATGTGTTATATCTGCAGTCATGTGGCaattcaggaaaagcaaaatggaagCAAGATACTCAGCTAGCTAGACAAACAGTAACTGATAGCTTTCATCTCTGTGAAAACTGTCAGCTGCAGTAGGAACTTTGTCATCTTGCAGGAGTGTAAATGGCCAGCAGAAAGACCGTAGCCTTATGCTGAAAGCAACGTGTAAGTCCTTCTCTCCTTCTTGCAGCTGTAGGGCTTTGCTGGGCACAGTACAATCCCAACGCTCAGGCTGGGAAAATATCTTGTGTAAATCTCTTTGAATGGCTGTTCCATGCTCTGTCTGGAATTTCAGTGGCAGCAGATGTCATATTGGAAGTGGAGACATCGAAAATTATGGGGACACATCAGGTGGCAGCATTttgaatactttttctttttttataaactTGTTGTGTAAAAATTGGAATAAGCCAAAGAACGGGAGTAGTTTATCTCGGGTTGAACGCTTAGTCACTTCACTGGCGAGTACAGTGGTGGACATCATAGGCTTCTCTTCTGGAAACGCACCCGTGCTGCACAGCATTGTAGGCGCTGAGAAATCTCGGACCCTCCCCATGGTTCTTGTGTGTGCATTTGAACCGACTGAGCCCAAGCCTCTCGGTTCCGCCAACGAGTCTCTTTCTTGCAGCTTGTAAAATCTGCTGCTCTTGTTTAGGGAGCCCAGGAAAACTGAAGCCGGTGCAAGATGCTACCCTGGTTCTGTCAGTTGGT is a window of Gallus gallus isolate bGalGal1 chromosome 8, bGalGal1.mat.broiler.GRCg7b, whole genome shotgun sequence DNA encoding:
- the AMY2A gene encoding pancreatic alpha-amylase isoform X1; translated protein: MSTLDESPELCGMLQPGLWPVAGLIAQLRSKIFRGEKSDFSVFFLFHPNVRLPCNTVSPPNENIVITNPNRPWWERYQPISYKICSRSGNENEFRDMVTRCNNVGVRIYVDAVVNHMCGSMGGTGTHSTCGSYFNTGTRDFPAVPYSAWDFNDGKCHTASGDIENYGDMYQVRDCKLSSLLDLALEKDYVRSTIAAYMNHLIDMGVAGFRIDAAKHMWPGDIRAFLDKLHDLNTQWFSAGTKPFIYQEVIDLGGEPITGSQYFGNGRVTEFKYGAKLGTVIRKWNGEKMAYLKNWGEGWGFVPSDRALVFVDNHDNQRGHGAGGASILTFWDARLYKMAVGFMLAHPYGFTRVMSSYRWPRYFENGVDVNDWVGPPSNSDGSTKSVTINADTTCGNDWVCEHRWRQIRNMVIFRNVVDGQPFSNWWDNGSNQVAFGRGDRGFIVFNNDDWYMNVDLQTGLPAGTYCDVISGQKEGSACTGKQVYVSSDGKANFQISNSDEDPFVAIHVDAKL
- the AMY2A gene encoding pancreatic alpha-amylase isoform X2, whose protein sequence is MQVLLLLAAVGLCWAQYNPNTQAGRTSIVHLFEWRWADIALECEHYLAPNGFGGVQVSPPNENIVITNPNRPWWERYQPISYKICSRSGNENEFRDMVTRCNNVGVRDCKLSSLLDLALEKDYVRSTIAAYMNHLIDMGVAGFRIDAAKHMWPGDIRAFLDKLHDLNTQWFSAGTKPFIYQEVIDLGGEPITGSQYFGNGRVTEFKYGAKLGTVIRKWNGEKMAYLKNWGEGWGFVPSDRALVFVDNHDNQRGHGAGGASILTFWDARLYKMAVGFMLAHPYGFTRVMSSYRWPRYFENGVDVNDWVGPPSNSDGSTKSVTINADTTCGNDWVCEHRWRQIRNMVIFRNVVDGQPFSNWWDNGSNQVAFGRGDRGFIVFNNDDWYMNVDLQTGLPAGTYCDVISGQKEGSACTGKQVYVSSDGKANFQISNSDEDPFVAIHVDAKL
- the AMY2A gene encoding pancreatic alpha-amylase precursor, whose protein sequence is MQVLLLLAAVGLCWAQYNPNTQAGRTSIVHLFEWRWADIALECEHYLAPNGFGGVQVSPPNENIVITNPNRPWWERYQPISYKICSRSGNENEFRDMVTRCNNVGVRIYVDAVVNHMCGSMGGTGTHSTCGSYFNTGTRDFPAVPYSAWDFNDGKCHTASGDIENYGDMYQVRDCKLSSLLDLALEKDYVRSTIAAYMNHLIDMGVAGFRIDAAKHMWPGDIRAFLDKLHDLNTQWFSAGTKPFIYQEVIDLGGEPITGSQYFGNGRVTEFKYGAKLGTVIRKWNGEKMAYLKNWGEGWGFVPSDRALVFVDNHDNQRGHGAGGASILTFWDARLYKMAVGFMLAHPYGFTRVMSSYRWPRYFENGVDVNDWVGPPSNSDGSTKSVTINADTTCGNDWVCEHRWRQIRNMVIFRNVVDGQPFSNWWDNGSNQVAFGRGDRGFIVFNNDDWYMNVDLQTGLPAGTYCDVISGQKEGSACTGKQVYVSSDGKANFQISNSDEDPFVAIHVDAKL